A stretch of DNA from Oxyura jamaicensis isolate SHBP4307 breed ruddy duck chromosome 1 unlocalized genomic scaffold, BPBGC_Ojam_1.0 oxy1_random_OJ106551, whole genome shotgun sequence:
GCGTGCTCTCTGTTCTCCCAGACACGTATGCCTTCCCCCTAACCTTGACAATCCTGCGCCCCTGGATTCCCAGGGGGTCCTGGTTGATCTGGATCATCAGGCGGTTCTGCAGGATCTCCTTGGCGCTCGGGGCGATGGCGCGGAGGTCGTTGGACATGAGGAGCGGAGCTGCCATGATGGTCCACAAGGCCATTTGGGAGCGCGACTGCTCGTAGCTGAGGCCGAAGTTCCCGATGATGagctgcaggggagggaggacaAAGAGGGTGGAGGCAGGAAAGGGTTAGGAGCTTCTCTGCATGTCCCTCCTGGTGATGCTGCAGCCCGCTAGGTGGAAGGAAGCACGGGAAACCTCACGTGTGCTACCGCTTCCCTTGAGCAGGGACACCCTTTCCTTCATCGCTATCTCCCCCTCAGGCTGCGCCAGGGAAGGACAAGGACACTCGAGGGGTGACGGGTTCATTGCAATACCATGTCCGGGTCGTTCCAGTggccggggccggcggctgGCTGCAGCACGTCCTGGTTTGCGAAGAACCAGTCCACGATGGAAAGCACGCTATCCCACGAGTCCTGGATGTCGCCGTAGTTGCGCCACAGGTTGCAAATCGTGGCCAGGAGGGTGTAGTTCACCTGGAGGGGAGCGTGGGGGTCAAAagggagaataaataaataatgctttaaagTCTCAATAGATATTACAAGTCCTGTCGGCGCAGGATTGTCAAGGTTAGGGGGGAGGTGTAAGGGGTAAGCAGTAAGGGGTGCAGAACATGGGCACAGAGTCAGGGCTCCCCCGTGGCACACGGGAGCCAATGACAGGCAGGACAACCCTCACCTTGGGCGGGAGCCCCCCCTGATATGCCGGCCAGCTGCAGGAGTAGACGATGGGGCGGCCTGTGGCATTCAAGGCCCTCGTCATTTCTGGGTAGCCTTcgggagagaagcagcagaccGGTGAAGGAGATGGACAGCAGCAACCTGCACGGCTTGCACTGGCTCTAGGGCTCCCCCAAAACCTCCTCTTtgcccaggagctgcttttGCCCTGTGGCTGCGGTGCACACAGCCAGAAGATGAGATGTGAGGGAGGAACCGAAGACGGCCAACTGTCCATCAGATGGACGGCCACCCCGACTGAAGCAGTGAAGGGACAAACACTGTCCTAAGAGGCAACCTTTACCCTTCGCTTGCTCCTCGCCTGATGAGTAGCACCCGTCCAGCTTCAGCATGTCCACACCCCACTCCGCAAAGGTCTGCGCGTCCTGCTCCACGTGCTCCAGCGTGGTGCCCGGGTAGCCCCCGCAGGTGAGGGTGCCCAGGTCTCCGTAGATGCCCAGCTTCAAGCCTCGGGCATGGACCTGCGAGGAGAGGAGGGCTGCAAGGAGGGGACGAGGGGTCCCGAGGTTCCTCCCGGGGACCGAACTCCTCCACCCAGCCACCACGGTGGGACAGGGGGGATCACTCACGTAGTCGGCCAGGGCCTTAATGCCCCGGGGGAACCTCTCGGGGTCGGGGACCAGCCGCCCCTCCGCGTCCCGCTGCTTTGCGGACCAGCAGTCGTCGATGTTGACGTACTCGTAGCCCAGCTCCCGCCAGCCGTCCTCCGCCAGCCGGTCCGCCATCTCGAAGAAGAGCATCTCGCTGCGGGCG
This window harbors:
- the LOC118156930 gene encoding alpha-N-acetylgalactosaminidase-like, with the translated sequence MGWLAWERFRCNVDCRADPRHCISEMLFFEMADRLAEDGWRELGYEYVNIDDCWSAKQRDAEGRLVPDPERFPRGIKALADYVHARGLKLGIYGDLGTLTCGGYPGTTLEHVEQDAQTFAEWGVDMLKLDGCYSSGEEQAKGYPEMTRALNATGRPIVYSCSWPAYQGGLPPKVNYTLLATICNLWRNYGDIQDSWDSVLSIVDWFFANQDVLQPAAGPGHWNDPDMLIIGNFGLSYEQSRSQMALWTIMAAPLLMSNDLRAIAPSAKEILQNRLMIQINQDPLGIQGRRIVKEKSHIEVFLRPLSRAASALVFFSRRTDMPYRYTTSLAKLSFPEKAVYEVQDVYSGKIISGLKAGDNFTVVVNPSGVVMWYLYPTALREQPWRFVQQRAPHGGARPPLL